The Camelus bactrianus isolate YW-2024 breed Bactrian camel chromosome 12, ASM4877302v1, whole genome shotgun sequence genome includes a window with the following:
- the LOC141579338 gene encoding trafficking protein particle complex subunit 9-like isoform X5 — protein sequence MNIPDYVQCAEDHQTPPVVVQPVGIISEENFFCIYKRISLVRQIIPCGSQWALCIHYSHHYAPKNGWSDFQTQRKVVGLVTITDFLLAKTFEKLHVQRSCMAPRSMTLGSLSLCCMGRWPSSRAPTWPSIYEDCRVVEKRFEDFTEFLFIMLKSKCLDCASDKSGDKILLL from the coding sequence atgaacatccctgactacgtgcagtgtgctgaggaccaccagactccccccgtggtggtccaacccgtggggatcatctcagaggagaatttcttttgcatctataagcgaatctccttggtgaggcagatcataccttgcggctcgcagtgggcactctgtatccactacagtcaccactatgcgcccaagaatgggtggagcgacttccagacccaacgcaaggtcgtgggccttgtcaccattaccgacttcctcttggccaagaccttcgagaagctccacgtgcagaggagctgtatggcaccacgctctatgactctcggctctttgtctttgtgctgcatggggaggtggccgagcagccgcgcaccgacgtggccttcaatttacgaggactgcagggtggtggagaagaggttcgaggacttcactgagtttctcttcatcatgctcaagtccaagtgtctggactgtgcatccgacaagtctggggacaagatcctcctgctctaa